One genomic window of Desulfonatronovibrio magnus includes the following:
- a CDS encoding ATP-binding cassette domain-containing protein, producing the protein MTEILLNAVLNLFAVQASCLPEDRRETVKKSLELYLRTHLKIWNIDDYASLFQEALALQELSDHSQKIKLAQSISSGIASKMPLLEQYIFLTCFLHPTSPDLDDLEAQSVNKAVADSLSVNRQHADFISLLYSFGPPVTFLPSCLIIKDDSDDLMDGASSLKITRPDFLGSFTCLYLQDVDTIFVSARPGPSITLDSRPLHPDRPQVLSSGAILSDSRGNRIYSGELLALVKNRDQNNQLHKLCFQGRQINFRYPGSQNGLHNFSFDLTDGMLVGVMGVSGAGKSTLLSILNGQLKPDSGQLTVNGINMSLSSRKIEGVMGFVPQDDLLFEELSVFDNLYYSASLCMANLSDNERKATVDNLLEEMQQSEIRDLKVGSPLEKSISGGQRKRLNIALELIREPSVLLVDEPTSGLSSSDSENVMALLKAQAAKGKLVIVVIHQPSSRIFRLLDRLWLLDKGGRPIFDGNPLEAIVHFRSQIFQAGMDEYSCPSCGNVNPEQIFEIIEARKVGMDGLYTEDRLVKPEQWHERYLQHQRSKASNLPPDHKPECNTVEPRLWRPGWLGQAKIFFIRTLKGRLANRQYLLVNVLEPPVLALLAGLISYGAWGADYSFMDNQNISTYFFISIIVALFLGMSVSAQEINRDRKILKREEFLHLNWSAYISAKSVYLLAVAALQMALFVLTGNTLLKIPDMHLSTWLVLFSCAVPACILGLNISSAFKSVVTIYILIPLLLVPQMMLGGAVIPLDDLLHRNAGHRNTPLVADMMPSRWGYEALIVRQYLNNDYISRFMPWRLQERQLRYIIDYHIPEMRGLIDYPLLEVNQDNPDEIRQRLTVLGSEIKVLEQKANLASQVEIKDLEPEVYNAETANKVRTWLQEVSQILRRDLSLIWDKRMAVEEELRQELGEKGLDLLKTQNFNREIADLVKNVKSFEQVRLSGERLVQVAAPIAKMPDSSLGKAHFYSGWKRLGPIEISSYVFNIAVLWIMGLALFMALYYKIFARVVSLRLSG; encoded by the coding sequence ATGACGGAAATTCTTCTCAATGCGGTTCTGAATCTGTTTGCTGTTCAGGCATCCTGTCTGCCTGAAGACAGGCGTGAAACAGTTAAAAAAAGCCTTGAACTCTACCTTCGCACACACCTGAAAATATGGAATATTGATGATTACGCATCTCTGTTCCAGGAAGCACTTGCTCTACAGGAATTAAGTGATCATTCCCAAAAAATTAAGCTGGCTCAAAGTATATCCTCTGGCATTGCCTCAAAAATGCCTCTTTTAGAACAGTATATCTTTCTTACCTGCTTTCTGCATCCAACCAGCCCTGACTTGGATGATCTTGAGGCTCAGTCCGTGAACAAAGCGGTGGCGGACAGTTTGAGTGTCAACAGGCAGCACGCAGATTTTATAAGCCTGCTGTATTCTTTTGGGCCGCCTGTTACATTTCTTCCATCCTGCCTGATAATCAAAGATGACAGTGATGATCTGATGGATGGTGCATCATCTCTTAAGATCACACGCCCCGATTTTCTGGGCTCTTTTACCTGCCTTTACCTTCAAGATGTGGACACAATATTTGTTTCGGCCCGACCAGGACCTTCCATAACTCTTGATTCCCGGCCCCTTCACCCTGACAGACCTCAAGTGCTAAGCTCGGGCGCTATATTGAGTGATTCCAGAGGCAATCGCATTTACTCCGGTGAGTTGCTGGCCCTTGTCAAAAACAGGGATCAAAATAATCAGCTGCACAAGCTCTGCTTTCAGGGACGTCAAATTAATTTTCGCTACCCAGGAAGCCAGAACGGTCTGCATAATTTCAGCTTTGATCTTACTGATGGAATGCTTGTGGGGGTCATGGGGGTCAGTGGTGCGGGTAAATCAACTCTGTTAAGTATCCTCAACGGACAGCTTAAGCCGGATTCAGGACAGTTGACAGTCAACGGAATTAATATGTCCCTGTCATCCCGGAAAATAGAAGGCGTTATGGGTTTTGTGCCTCAGGATGATCTGTTGTTTGAAGAACTGAGTGTGTTTGATAATTTATACTACAGCGCTTCATTATGTATGGCCAACTTGTCTGATAATGAGCGGAAAGCCACAGTGGACAATTTACTTGAAGAAATGCAACAGAGTGAAATTCGTGACCTCAAGGTTGGATCTCCTCTGGAAAAATCTATAAGCGGCGGTCAGCGCAAAAGGCTGAACATTGCTCTGGAACTTATTCGCGAACCCTCAGTTCTTCTTGTAGATGAACCTACTTCAGGTCTTTCCTCATCAGATTCAGAAAATGTCATGGCTTTGCTCAAGGCTCAAGCAGCCAAAGGCAAGCTGGTCATTGTTGTTATCCATCAGCCTTCTTCAAGAATATTCAGGCTGCTGGACAGACTATGGCTGCTGGACAAAGGCGGCAGGCCCATCTTCGATGGTAACCCTCTGGAAGCCATAGTCCATTTCCGTTCTCAGATTTTTCAGGCTGGAATGGATGAATATTCGTGTCCATCATGCGGCAATGTTAACCCCGAACAGATATTTGAGATAATTGAAGCCAGAAAGGTAGGCATGGATGGTCTGTATACCGAGGACCGCCTCGTAAAACCTGAGCAATGGCATGAACGCTACCTTCAGCATCAAAGGTCAAAAGCCAGTAATTTGCCCCCTGATCATAAACCTGAGTGCAATACAGTGGAACCGCGTCTCTGGCGTCCCGGATGGCTGGGACAGGCTAAAATATTTTTCATACGCACCCTTAAAGGACGTCTGGCCAACAGACAATATCTTCTGGTGAATGTTCTGGAACCCCCTGTGCTGGCCCTTCTTGCTGGTCTCATATCTTATGGAGCCTGGGGAGCTGATTATTCATTCATGGATAATCAAAACATTTCAACTTATTTTTTCATCAGCATAATCGTAGCCCTTTTTCTTGGCATGAGCGTCAGTGCCCAGGAAATTAATCGCGACCGTAAAATTCTAAAGCGCGAAGAGTTTCTGCATCTCAATTGGTCTGCCTATATATCGGCTAAAAGCGTTTATCTCCTCGCTGTAGCTGCTCTGCAGATGGCTTTATTCGTTTTGACAGGCAATACTCTGCTCAAAATTCCAGACATGCACCTTTCTACATGGCTGGTGCTATTCAGCTGTGCTGTGCCAGCCTGTATTCTTGGTTTAAATATATCTTCAGCTTTTAAATCAGTGGTTACCATTTATATTCTTATACCCTTGCTGCTGGTGCCCCAGATGATGCTTGGCGGAGCGGTCATTCCTCTTGACGATCTGCTGCATCGTAATGCCGGGCACCGCAATACCCCTCTCGTAGCCGATATGATGCCTTCTCGCTGGGGCTATGAAGCCCTTATTGTACGACAATACTTGAATAATGACTATATTTCACGATTCATGCCCTGGAGGCTGCAGGAAAGGCAGTTGCGCTATATCATTGACTATCACATCCCGGAAATGCGCGGTCTTATAGACTATCCCCTGCTCGAAGTGAATCAGGACAACCCTGATGAAATCAGGCAGCGTCTGACAGTCTTGGGCAGTGAAATTAAAGTTCTGGAACAGAAGGCTAACCTGGCTTCTCAAGTAGAGATTAAAGATCTTGAACCTGAAGTGTATAATGCTGAAACAGCAAATAAAGTCAGAACCTGGCTGCAGGAGGTATCCCAAATCCTTCGCAGAGATTTATCCCTGATCTGGGATAAGAGAATGGCCGTTGAAGAAGAACTGAGGCAGGAACTTGGAGAAAAAGGCCTTGATCTGCTCAAAACACAGAATTTTAACCGGGAAATTGCCGATCTTGTTAAAAACGTCAAATCCTTTGAGCAAGTTCGGCTCTCAGGAGAACGCCTTGTACAAGTGGCTGCTCCCATAGCCAAAATGCCGGATTCCAGTCTGGGGAAAGCTCATTTTTATTCTGGATGGAAACGCCTGGGACCAATAGAAATCTCAAGCTATGTATTTAATATTGCTGTTCTATGGATTATGGGGCTTGCACTGTTTATGGCACTTTATTATAAGATTTTTGCCAGAGTTGTTTCACTTCGCCTTTCTGGCTAA
- a CDS encoding ABC transporter ATP-binding protein yields the protein MQPLLEINNLTTTFYLKAGPVQAVNNVSLTLNQGQSLALVGESGCGKTMLALSILGLVPSPPGKITHGSVIFQGQDLTQMSESQLRTIRGNKISMIFQEPMSALNPVFRVGAQISESLVFHKNMSSKEAWQKGIEMMKLVGIPAPSERCNDFPHQLSGGMRQRIIIAMALACSPDIILADEPTTALDVTIQAQILELLRGLQEQGKTSTIVITHDLGVVAQLCNEMAVMYAGQIVEQGSVERVLDDPGHPYTKGLLNSLPRLDSDEKLMPIPGTVPEISALPSGCSFHPRCPRKMDICSQQEPPAIQRKSLIRCWLYHE from the coding sequence ATGCAGCCACTGCTGGAAATCAATAATCTCACCACCACTTTCTACCTTAAGGCAGGACCTGTCCAGGCGGTAAACAATGTATCCCTGACTCTTAATCAGGGCCAGAGTCTGGCCCTTGTGGGAGAATCAGGATGCGGAAAAACCATGCTGGCATTGTCCATTCTGGGGCTTGTTCCTTCACCACCCGGTAAAATCACTCATGGCAGTGTGATATTTCAGGGACAAGATCTGACTCAGATGTCCGAAAGTCAGCTCCGGACCATTAGAGGCAACAAAATCTCCATGATTTTTCAGGAGCCCATGTCTGCCTTGAATCCGGTATTTCGGGTAGGTGCCCAGATAAGTGAGTCCCTGGTTTTTCATAAAAATATGTCCAGCAAAGAGGCCTGGCAGAAAGGGATTGAAATGATGAAGCTGGTTGGTATTCCGGCTCCATCAGAGCGCTGCAATGACTTTCCGCACCAGCTAAGCGGAGGAATGCGTCAAAGAATTATCATTGCCATGGCCCTGGCCTGCTCTCCAGACATTATCCTGGCTGATGAACCTACCACAGCCTTAGATGTAACCATCCAGGCCCAGATACTTGAACTTTTGCGCGGACTGCAGGAACAAGGTAAAACCTCAACCATTGTTATTACTCATGATTTGGGTGTAGTAGCGCAACTCTGCAACGAAATGGCAGTTATGTATGCTGGACAAATAGTTGAACAGGGCAGCGTTGAACGAGTCCTGGATGATCCTGGACACCCTTACACAAAAGGACTGCTCAACTCACTTCCGCGCTTGGATTCCGACGAAAAACTCATGCCCATACCAGGAACCGTACCGGAAATATCAGCTCTGCCTTCAGGATGTTCTTTTCATCCAAGATGCCCCAGGAAGATGGATATCTGCTCTCAGCAGGAGCCACCGGCTATTCAAAGAAAGTCTTTAATCAGATGCTGGTTGTATCATGAGTAG
- a CDS encoding ABC transporter ATP-binding protein, with product MSRAYLSLENITKSYAVKTGSWFKTTNLIKAVHNVSMSVQKGETLGLVGESGCGKSTLGKIACGLEVPTSGEVFLDGQRISTSSDLLKSKKIQMIFQDPFSSLNPRQKIKNIISEPLKIHKVGTYKEIMDKTRHIMDTVGLSASFMNRYPHEFSGGQRQRIAIARAISLDPDMVICDEPVSALDVSVQAQILNLLQTLQHELNLSYLFISHDLSVVKYLCTRILVMYFGQLMEEADKDDLYKNPCHPYTQALLGAVPVPVPGKKIKSMMIQADPPNPLKPPSGCPFHPRCPKRIDICSQHDPGWTRISSHHAVRCFLFKSTPDHKQEKSMP from the coding sequence ATGAGTAGAGCTTATCTTTCCCTGGAAAATATCACTAAATCTTATGCTGTCAAAACCGGAAGCTGGTTTAAGACAACAAACCTGATTAAAGCTGTGCATAATGTTTCCATGTCAGTGCAAAAAGGAGAAACCCTTGGTCTTGTGGGTGAGTCAGGTTGTGGCAAGTCAACTCTGGGCAAGATTGCGTGCGGATTGGAGGTACCCACATCCGGAGAAGTATTTTTAGACGGTCAGCGAATCAGTACATCCAGTGATCTTTTGAAAAGTAAGAAAATTCAGATGATTTTCCAGGATCCCTTTTCTTCCCTGAATCCCAGACAAAAAATCAAAAATATCATTTCTGAGCCTCTAAAAATTCACAAGGTCGGCACATATAAAGAGATAATGGATAAAACCCGGCACATTATGGACACAGTGGGCCTTTCCGCAAGCTTTATGAACCGCTATCCTCATGAATTCAGCGGCGGGCAAAGACAGAGAATCGCCATTGCCAGGGCCATCAGCCTTGATCCAGACATGGTCATCTGTGATGAACCTGTTTCCGCCTTAGATGTATCTGTTCAAGCCCAGATACTCAACCTTTTGCAAACCCTGCAGCATGAACTCAACCTGTCTTATCTATTCATTTCCCATGATCTTTCTGTGGTCAAATATTTGTGCACCAGAATCCTGGTCATGTATTTTGGCCAGTTGATGGAGGAAGCTGACAAGGATGATCTCTATAAAAATCCTTGTCATCCCTATACCCAGGCCCTGCTTGGTGCAGTGCCCGTGCCTGTGCCCGGCAAAAAAATCAAAAGCATGATGATCCAGGCTGATCCACCCAACCCTCTTAAGCCCCCGAGTGGCTGTCCCTTTCATCCCCGATGCCCAAAGCGCATTGACATCTGCTCTCAACATGATCCGGGTTGGACCAGAATATCATCTCACCACGCTGTAAGATGTTTTTTGTTCAAATCCACACCAGATCATAAGCAGGAAAAATCAATGCCATGA